The following are encoded together in the Salvelinus fontinalis isolate EN_2023a chromosome 38, ASM2944872v1, whole genome shotgun sequence genome:
- the m6pr gene encoding cation-dependent mannose-6-phosphate receptor isoform X1, with translation MKVSMSPPHTATSVRLLVLAVQLVLLVCGGQASDDTKRCKLFSDSPAERKVLSLLEPLTNKTFSVATTSGKESYTYKFQVCGDAGKTVGAGLVQIDQKGEKSETVLGLYTATQAIGGSDWVMLIYSNGTKYDAHCSKEMRKAIVMISCNRGVEMGKLEVVLEERERNTDCFYLFELDSSAVCPALPSQLSAGSIILIIGFVLLSVYLICGFLYQRLIVGAKGLQQFPNYVFWTQVGNLAADGCNFVFRTQGTEEEPPTYRGVSTEPEEQPEERDDHLLPM, from the exons ATGAAG GTGTCCATGTCACCCCCACACACAGCAACGTCTGTGCGGCTGTTAGTTCTGGCTGTTCAGCTGGTCTTGTTGGTGTGTGGAGGCCAGGCCAGTGACGACACCAAGAGGTGTAAGCTGTTCTCTGATTCCCCGGCAGAACGGAAGGTCCTCAGTCTTCTAGAACCGCTCACTAACAAGAC TTTCTCGGTGGCGACGACAAGCGGCAAGGAGAGCTACACGTACAAGTTCCAGGTGTGTGGGGATGCGGGGAAAACGGTAGGAGCGGGACTTGTTCAGATCGACCAGAAGGGGGAAAAAAGTGAGACAGTGCTTGGCCTATACACTGCAACACAGGCTATCGGAGGAA GTGACTGGGTGATGTTGATCTACAGCAACGGCACCAAGTATGACGCCCACTGTTCCAAGGAGATGAGGAAAGCCATCGTCATGATCTCTTGCAACAGAGGAGTGGaaatg GGGaagctggaagtggtgttggaggagagggagaggaacacggACTGTTTCTATCTGTTTGAACTGGACTCCAGTGCTGTCTGTCCTGCTCTGCCATCCCAGCTCAGTGCAGGTTCCATAATACTCATAAT TGGGTTTGTCCTCTTGTCAGTGTACCTCATTTGTGGATTCCTCTACCAGCGGTTGATTGTCGGGGCCAAAGGGTTGCAGCAGTTCCCCAACTATGTCTTCTGGACGCAGGTTGGCAACCTGGCAGCG gATGGATGTAATTTCGTGTTTAGGACACAGGGCACCGAAGAGGAACCTCCCACATACAGGGGTGTGTCCACAGAGCCAGAGGAGCAGCCAGAAGAGAGGGATGACCACTTGCTTCCCATGTGA
- the m6pr gene encoding cation-dependent mannose-6-phosphate receptor isoform X2 produces the protein MSPPHTATSVRLLVLAVQLVLLVCGGQASDDTKRCKLFSDSPAERKVLSLLEPLTNKTFSVATTSGKESYTYKFQVCGDAGKTVGAGLVQIDQKGEKSETVLGLYTATQAIGGSDWVMLIYSNGTKYDAHCSKEMRKAIVMISCNRGVEMGKLEVVLEERERNTDCFYLFELDSSAVCPALPSQLSAGSIILIIGFVLLSVYLICGFLYQRLIVGAKGLQQFPNYVFWTQVGNLAADGCNFVFRTQGTEEEPPTYRGVSTEPEEQPEERDDHLLPM, from the exons ATGTCACCCCCACACACAGCAACGTCTGTGCGGCTGTTAGTTCTGGCTGTTCAGCTGGTCTTGTTGGTGTGTGGAGGCCAGGCCAGTGACGACACCAAGAGGTGTAAGCTGTTCTCTGATTCCCCGGCAGAACGGAAGGTCCTCAGTCTTCTAGAACCGCTCACTAACAAGAC TTTCTCGGTGGCGACGACAAGCGGCAAGGAGAGCTACACGTACAAGTTCCAGGTGTGTGGGGATGCGGGGAAAACGGTAGGAGCGGGACTTGTTCAGATCGACCAGAAGGGGGAAAAAAGTGAGACAGTGCTTGGCCTATACACTGCAACACAGGCTATCGGAGGAA GTGACTGGGTGATGTTGATCTACAGCAACGGCACCAAGTATGACGCCCACTGTTCCAAGGAGATGAGGAAAGCCATCGTCATGATCTCTTGCAACAGAGGAGTGGaaatg GGGaagctggaagtggtgttggaggagagggagaggaacacggACTGTTTCTATCTGTTTGAACTGGACTCCAGTGCTGTCTGTCCTGCTCTGCCATCCCAGCTCAGTGCAGGTTCCATAATACTCATAAT TGGGTTTGTCCTCTTGTCAGTGTACCTCATTTGTGGATTCCTCTACCAGCGGTTGATTGTCGGGGCCAAAGGGTTGCAGCAGTTCCCCAACTATGTCTTCTGGACGCAGGTTGGCAACCTGGCAGCG gATGGATGTAATTTCGTGTTTAGGACACAGGGCACCGAAGAGGAACCTCCCACATACAGGGGTGTGTCCACAGAGCCAGAGGAGCAGCCAGAAGAGAGGGATGACCACTTGCTTCCCATGTGA